The sequence ACTAATTATATCTAGACCACAATGTTTTTTTCCTGTGACAActtgaatatttatatttttcttaaaaatacatTGATACTTGAAGATAGTGTATTGTAAATTCTACCTTACCTGTTATTTTGTAACACACACTTAAACATTCAGTTAAAATGAAtgtatgtttatgaaataaacctgTTCTACGTTGTGTCagatgaaaaagtgaaatcttCTAGTACTGTTCAATGCTCTTGATATTCGTAAATGAAATTTAGTGTAGAGCATGTTAGGTTTCTGCATCTGGATACATGACAAAATGCATATCCCTTGTTACGAAAaggaatgaaataaaaaaaatatttggtcctacatctttcacatacaggTCAAatatgtttgcaagtaatacaGATAGTTTCAAaacctaaaacaaaatgttgggGTGTATTTCAGGTGAGTGAAAAATATggcatattgccgatctgatctgattagCCATTGATGCTTGATATTATTACTTGACAatactggaaaggtgttttagaacgctttgtgacagggcagtgtgacagtgtcagttaacatttttgtaatggccattccattccccacatgcagtaagatatctgaattaattattaatgtgaacaaaaatgtttcaaagtagatttatTCAAAGGATAGCTGATGTtcacacgtgttctcgcgatacttcctttaacatgttttgggagggaaggccgcagtctgtcatttattctttcattcatctacatatgtacttctttacagtattcattttctttctttctttcattcattcacataattcttgctcttaattctgaCTATAATCcttccattcattcattgtaaaattccgactgatacaataaactggctgaatgaatgaattatagttaCAATTACGAGCAAGAAttatatgtgagtgaatgaaagaaataaagaaaaagaataaggCAAGAAGTattaatgaatgaaagaataaatgataaatgatacaccacggccattccTCCGAAAACATGTTAAAGTTCGCTGGAACAAATGAAATATCTCTATAACAAGTATTGACATCAGCTGTCCTCTTTAAAATATCTACTGTGAGACATttctgtttacattaataattaatttagatatcttattgcatgtgagGAATGGCATAACTATTCCAggtttgtcaaataataagagcctcaagaaagaaagaagttttaACCTTCAAGAAGCAGTAGCGGATCAGATCGATCACAAAACTTAAAGCTGTATTTGAAAGATGTTTTAGAATAATAAgtagaaacactgaaacaaCGCGATGTAATATTTCGATGGCTGATCATATCAAATCAGAGATATGTCagatttttcacacacctcaaatgcaCCCTAACATTTACTAGAAACACCTAActataactagaaacactcacaCAACGCCGTGCAGAGCAGGTCGGCGATAGGTCATATTTCaaaaacacctcaaaaacaccctaacaTAAGTcctaaaactatcactattacttgcaaatacctccCAACCAACGGTATGTTTCCCATTAAACGAATGAGTGAGAGAAGTGTTTATCCGCACAGTCCAttttcgcggtgaatcgagaatagaagccagtgagctataacagggataggtcactcgcttgctttctttaccatttatACTAAtaaacgtgtgcctcgtcatgctcaaACGCGCACAGTGACatggctcgttcccagtgcaacttcagttgtgtttaaccagggagactatacagagtatatacgttgtagattTCAGAACTTCAGTcattttattgtatcagtcggaattttacaatggaTGAATTATAGTAacaattaagagcaagaattatgtgaatgaatcaatgaaataaagaagaagaatagaagaaagaagtgcatatgtgaatgaatggaaGATTAAATGATACACTGCGGCcctccctcccaaaacatgttaaagaacacaaaaatatcgcgagaacacgtgttaacaaaGTTAAGAACAGGCAATTTAGCAAGTAGCACATCGCAGGGTGGGGTCAATAGAAGAGTATGATCAACAAATTGTAAACAGGCTGATAGAATGCAAAGAGAATAGTGAGCAAAGTGAACAGCTAATTTACAGATTTCACCTATAAATCAACTGCAACTGTCGAAACCCACTTCATCCCCATCCAATAAGCTTGTTTATTCTGAACGATGTAGCGCGATATGATGTTGTTTACACATCAGATCGGTACCAGTTTGACGTGTGGTCATGGCTTAAGTAACATAGcgattatatactggacaaaatacgtTAGGGATGCTgctatttttatgactgatatattTTATGAGTGCGTTCATGAATTAATAGATCATTatttaaaatttacaaatacTCCTACCTgattttgtccagtatgtacATTTGTACCATTACATGAGTCATTAAAGCGTAATTTATGCCATTATAAATGTCGTTATTTTCGTGAATTTGGATTTGTGAACAAGCATAACTGCTTACGGAAACACCGCTCCATGCTACATAATGTACAGCATGAAGTAGAGGATTCGAAGTCATATATATTGACCACAATACGTTTAAATTAATACAGATACTATCACATAAAATTATTCTAGTCATAGACTGGAGAGTTACATTTGGATGTGTCAAATGATCATCATTcacatatagatatataaacTGACAGCATATCACAAAACAATATGCAATAAACCACATTCAACACAACTTTCACCGCTTGTACATAGAACACTGTTGACGAATCTCACATGTATTAGAGATAATCACATCACCACATGTCgaataaatttccaagacatttGCAAGCTTGTAAGTGTAGACATCCTTGGCAGGGTAGGGGCAGCTGTATTTGTCCACGTATTCAAAACGTATTATATATGATTTTACATGCTTTCACTTTTACCTTTGCATCAATGCATGTCTAAATTCACAAGTAAGATGTGTTTTTTTCCAGTGTTGTCCAAGATGTCCGCATATTGATGCCGAAGGAAGTTTTTCACTGATCTCGACTTTGTGCAAGTTGCGCGGACATTTTCAACCATGCAAATATTCGTTGTAACAGTTTTGTGCTGCCTGACTTTGAACTGCAACGCAACAGGAAACGATTACACGCATTGAGGAAACATATGATACTATTCTCTCACTTGTGCAAGGTACTTTTCAAACGCCAGAGAACCAGAGGTCAGCGAAACGCCATTGTCCGGTATTGGAGAAGGAAACAGGACTTCTCCGCAGGCACCGAGCCAAACAATATACTGCATTTTAGAGGGAAGCCAGTGGTGAAACGAACGGATGTTGCTAAGGTTGTCGAACATGCATTTCATAGTCAGAAATCAGCAGGATACCGAAAGCTATGGCATTTGGCAGCTGATTCTATGTCAGGACTTACGGAAAGATCCATACGGAGAGAACTACGCACGAAAGAGAAATATGCCATCCACACTGCCAAGTTTACAAATAAAGCTATCATCAGACCAGTCAGGGCAAAGTGTGTGCAATCCCACCATCAAGTGGATCTCGTAGATTTCAGCAGAAATGCTGTTAGATGGCAAGGCAAAACTTATAAGTTTATACTGTCACTTGTGGATGTTTTCAGTAGATACACATGGCTTGTGGCGTTGCAAACAAAGAAGAGCAGGGGTGTAGCCAGTGCTTTACGCGTGATCTATGAAGAGCATGGCCCACCTAAGAAGTTGCAGATGGACCAAGGTGTCGAATTTAAGGGGCATGTAAATGAACTTTGTAAAAACCTTAAAATAAAACCAATACGCAGTAGACCGTACCATCCCCAGTCTCAAGGAAAGGTGGAGAGATCACACAGACAACTGAGAAAGAAGATAATGTATGACTTTGTAACTATGGGTGCCAAGGGTGTGAACTGGGCATCACATTTGCGGAGATATGCCTCAGTAATGAATAATGAAAAGAAGGAATGTTTAGGTTGGCAGAGTCCATTTGAAGTGTACTTCGGAAGAAAATCCAACACATGGATTCAGATGACTTCAATGCTGATAGTgtgaatgaaaatattcaagAACCTAATGCCATGGACAGATTGAAGCAAAGTAAATACGCTACACAGACCAGAAAGCGTGCTGAAGTAGCGACAAAGAAATCAAATAGACGCAGTGTGGCTAGACAATGAAGACTACATCCCCCGTCAGTGTACAGTGTTGGTGACGATGTATTATGCACATATAGTTCAAAAAAGGGAAAACTGGCTCCCAAGAAACAGCACATTGTAAAAGGGAAAATACTTGCACGGAAGTTAAAATCATCGATGTATATGATTTCATTCACAAATCCTATAACAGGAGAAGAGCACACGTCTGAATGGATGTCAGTCGATAAGTTGTCAAGTTCCACAATTGATGCTGAAGTAAAACGAAAGCAAAGAGCGACGTCCAGATCATAACGCAGACAACACCGAGCGAAGTATCGTATACCACTGTTGGACACGGATAGACCATTTGCATCTATAGGTCACATCGTTTACGACCCCCCAGGAAACGGCGACTGTCAGTTTGCAGCCTTATGTCACCTTTTAGCAAAGATTGGTATATTCCGTTCCTCTAGGACACTTCGGGAACAGGTAGTGAGTTATCTCATAGAGCATCCCTATACACCAGATTGATTTCCCTTGGAACTTTATACCGGTGAAGAATGGGACACATATATAGCTGGTATGCTAGAAGCTGGTACCTACGGTGACCATATAACACTACAAGCGGTCTCAGATATGTTTAATGTCAACATAATTGTGCATTCATCCCTTGGCATAGATGCAACAGTTAATATCGTTCCCACGGACAGTGTAGCCATCCACACCCTCAATCTTGGTCATTTTGGTGAAGAAGAAGGCGAACACTATCTTGCACTTCCAAATGAAGAGGAAGTACCAACATCCATTACGAACATAAACAACAGATGTGCCAAGACAGGAGTCTGTTAACAACAGTGACGATAAAGAATTCAATTCCCGTGATTCATCATCACCATGTGATGACCGCTGTTCATCTGAATTCGAAGGAATCAGAGCGGAAAATTCAAGACAAAGCTTGTACGGAAAACGTACCAGCAACGAAGAACAAGGGCATTCTCCACACACTGAGCTGGAATCTGCTGACACTGAGCAGGAATCTACAGACACTGGGGAGTCAAAGCAAGTGTCTGATGACAACGGTAGTGATGAAGAAAAATGTGATGATTATGACTTGGACGGGAACAGAAAGGGCGAGTCAACAGAAACCATACACAGCGATGAAGAGCAAGATCATTGTTTGCTCACTGAACAAGGCTCTGGCACGACAAACAGCAGCGACAGAGAACAGAATGTCCCACGACAAGATAGTTCACCCATTGATCAGGAGCTTTTAGAAACGGAAGCAAGTGAAAATGCAACACCAACATGAGACCAGAATAGTAGCGACGAGGAAGTTCAAATCTCAAGCGAAGAAGATCTCAATATGGAAGGAATTGATTATGTTCCACAAGAATATGAACAAGCTGCTTTTGCTGACTTACCAAACGAAGTTGTGCGTCTTATTATTGAACTGTCTTTACAGAAAGCCCTTCAATCTTCTGGCCGATTATTGTGCAAAACAATATTATCTTTCTTGCAAGTTTCACATCAATTTCGTTCACATACTAAGTCATTTCTCCATCTGCGACCACGAATTTACTGCCCACATATCACCCTGGAAAGAATTGTAAGTGTGCGAAAACTAATAATGAACTATGGTAAAGGAAGCGGCGTAGCAATAGAACTCAAACGAATTGTGAGTCATATAAAGTGGATCAACGCGTGGTTAATTACAGAAAAGAATCCGTGTGGGTGGTACACAATAAAAGACATATTTTGGAAAAAATAGTGTTTGAAAGACTCCATAGTATCATGTGTTGCTCAGCGTTATCGAAATTATTGGATTGACATGACATGTTGGAACCATGTAAATTTATGGTTTGGACGTAGTCCTGTTGCTGAAACATGATTTAAATGTCGCCATAACTCATCTCTGAGCAATGTAAGTATGAATGCATCGAGGAAATGCCTTGGGTGTATTTATTGATCATTGGAACATGATTGTGACCCATCACGTGAAATGGACACTTATTGCAAACTGAAAGAAGCACCTCACTAAAATCACTACAGTTTTCACTACACTACAATTTCATAGAATTCCACATATTTTCTTACAAATAACCGCACCAACCCCTCCACGTAAGTGATGGATTACATATGACAGACTTTGCAAGAGTCAGTAACTGTTGTCTGTTTTAGTTCTACATGAATGTACTCGGAGGTGACCACGGTAATGTGGAACAAACAAAGGGCCTTTAATTTTGTTCATtgaaaatgtcatatatgcgtTTATGGATTCAATGTTTTGAAGTCGACTCACTATGTCAAAATACCTCATgttttcaacatatgtcatatttgggatttcactttcttagtaaagtacaaattctagtacttttttccggttgagtcccatccgggattcgaacccgcaccctcagagtcaggcacctaatcgccagcacacaaagtcagccgcctagcccgctcacccac comes from Haliotis asinina isolate JCU_RB_2024 chromosome 13, JCU_Hal_asi_v2, whole genome shotgun sequence and encodes:
- the LOC137259592 gene encoding uncharacterized G-patch domain protein DDB_G0278987-like yields the protein MDSDDFNADSVNENIQEPNAMDRLKQNVPRQESVNNSDDKEFNSRDSSSPCDDRCSSEFEGIRAENSRQSLYGKRTSNEEQGHSPHTELESADTEQESTDTGESKQVSDDNGSDEEKCDDYDLDGNRKGESTETIHSDEEQDHCLLTEQGSGTTNSSDREQNVPRQDSSPIDQELLETEASENATPT